The Cylindrospermum stagnale PCC 7417 genome segment GAAATACCCAACTCCGGCTTAAAAATTCGGGCTGAATATGCCCAATTTGACGCAGAAATTAAATTTACCATACCTAACTTAAAAGTCGCCGACCATAAAGCTTGTAAATGCGGCGAAATTCTCAAAGGAGTTCTCAAACCTTGGGAATGCAAAGTATTTGGTACAGCTTGCACCCCCGAAACCCCCATTGGGACTTGCATGGTATCTTCCGAAGGTGCTTGTGCAGCTTATTACAAATACGGGCGACTTTCAACCATAGCCAAGAGAACTTAAACAATTCAAAATTAAAAATTAACAATTAAAAAATAAATTAATTTTCAAGATGAATAAATCAGCCCAAAATCCCCTATTTGACAAAATCGAACAAATCCGCCGACGCCAAGGAAAAGTGAGAGATAGCCATATCACCCTTGCACATGGTAGTGGTGGTAAAGCCATGCGCGATTTAATAGATGATATTTTTGTCAAGAGTTTTGATAATCCGATTCTCTCCCAATTAGAAGACCAAGCCACCTTCAACTTAGCCAATCTCTTGCAACATGGAGACAGACTAGCTTTTACCACAGATTCTTATGTAGTAGACCCGTTATTTTTCCCAGGTTCTGATATCGGAGAACTAGCCGTAAATGGCACCATTAATGACTTAGCAGTTAGTGGTGCCAAACCCTTATATCTCACTTGTAGCGTCATTTTAGAAGAAGGATTACCTGTAGAAATTTTGCGGCGTGTAGCTGCAAGCATGAAAGCCGCCGCCCAAAAAGCTGGCGTGCAAATTGTCACAGGAGACACAAAAGTTGTCCATCGTGGTGCCGCCGACAAAATATTTATTAACACCGCTGGGATTGGTATTATTCCCGCAGGAATCGCCATTTCTGCGACCAACATTCAACCCGGAGATGCGATAATTGTCAACGGTGAAATAGGAAATCATGGAGCAGCAATTTTAATTGCCCGTGGAGAATTAGCACTAGAAACCAATATAGAAAGTGACTGCCAGCCATTACATGAATTAGTAGAAACCATTCTCAAAGCCTGTCCTCAAATTCATGCCATGCGAGACGCCACACGCGGCGGATTAGCCACAGTCTTAAATGAATTTGCCATTAGTTCCAACATCGGAATTAGCCTAGATGAACAGACCATCCCAGTACGAGAAGAAGTAAAAGGAATTTGTGAAATTCTCGGTTTAGACCCCCTATATTTAGCAAACGAAGGCAAATTAGTCATAGCAGTAAGCGCCGAAAATGCCAACAAAGTTTTATCAGCCATGAAATCCCACCCCGCCGGAAAACACGCCTGTATTATTGGCAAAGCCATCCCCTCACCCCAAGGAATCGTATTATTAAAAACCCCCTTTAACGCCGAACGCATAGTTGATATGCTAGTAGGAGACCAACTACCCCGAATTTGTTAATACACCCTCATCTCCTCACTCCTCCTCTCTTCCCTCTGCGCCCTCTGCGCCTCTGCGGTTCGTTAAAGGAATAAATATGCACGAACTAGGAATCACCCAAAACATAATAGCCATTGTCACCGAACAAGCCAAAAACCGAAAAGTGCAGAGAGTACTATTAGAAATTGGCAAACTTTCAGCCATCATGCCCGATGCCATATTATTTTGCTTTGACATTTGCGCTAAAGGAACCATTCTCGAAAGTGCCAAATTAGAAATTAGAGAAATTCCCGGTTTAGCAAAATGTCGCCAATGCGGCACAGAAATTCCTTTAGAAAAACCCTTTGGAACTTGTAACTGTGGTAGCGTGCAACTAGACTTAATAGCCGGCGAAGAACTAAAAATTAAAGAAATAGAAATAGAAGAAATATGTGTGTAACCTGCGGTTGTGCCGATGATGCCGAAGCCAAAATCACCAATTTAGAAAAAAGCGAAATTGAACACAACCATCATACCCACACCTTAGCTGATGGAACAGTTATCACCCATTCCCACAGCCCAGAATCACAAATTCACGCCAAAATACATAATACAACCATATCTTTAGAACAGAATATTTTAGCCAAAAATAACCTATTAGCTGCCCAAAATCGGGGATGGTTCAAAGGTCGAAATATACTCGCTTTAAACTTAATGAGTTCTCCTGGTGCTGGAAAAACAACCTTGTTAACTCGCATTATCAACGATTTAAAACATCAGTTGTCTATCAGTGTAATTGAAGGCGACCAAGAAACAACTAACGATGCCCAAAAAATCAAAGCAACAGGCTGTAAAGTTGTGCAAATCAACACAGGTACAGGCTGCCATTTAGATGCATCAATGATAGAAAGAGGTTTACAGCAACTAAATCCACCATTGAATTCAATAGTGATGATTGAAAATGTGGGTAATTTAGTTTGTCCCGCTTTATTTGATTTAGGCGAACAGGCAAAGGTGGTAATTCTCTCAGTCACCGAGGGAGAAGATAAACCAATCAAATATCCCCATATGTTTCGCGCGAGTGAGATAATGATTCTCACCAAAATTGATTTGCTGCCTTATGTGCAATTTGATGTACAACGCTGCATTGAATATGCCCGACAAGTAAACCCGCAAATTCAGATTTTTCAGGTTTCCGCAACCACTGGTGAGGGGTTAGCAGATTTGTATAGTTGGTTAACAGAAAAAGTGGCTAACTCAAAAATACCCGAAGCATATTTTGGCTAAAGGTTGTCAGGAATGCGATACCTGCGGCACGCTTTTTTTTGGTTTGATCTCACTTTTTCTCGTCGCTGCTGAACTGAGAAACAGGAATACGGATGATAAACTCCGTTCCTTCTCCGGGTTTTGAGGTGCAAGAGAGTGAACCACCATGTTTTTCTGTGACAATCTGGTAGCTAATCGACAAGCCCATACCTGTACCTTTGCCCACAGGTTTTGTAGTGAAGAAAGGATTGAACAAGCTTTGCTGAACAGACTCTGGCATACCAGAACCATTATCTGCGATGCGGATTTCGACTTGATCATTATCAACTTGTTCAGTGTTAATGCTAATGCTTGGGGTAGCAATTTGTCCTGGATTGTTGATTAATGACTCCTCTAAAGCATCGATGGCATTACTCAATACATTCATAAACACTTGATTCAGTTGTCCTGCATAGCATTCCACTTGGGGCAGGTTGCCGTAGTTTGTGATCACCTCAATACCGGGACGGTCTGACTTTGCTTTGAAGCGATGTTGCAGAATCATGAGGCTACTGTCAATGCCGTCATGAATATTCACGGCTTTGATCTCGGCTTCGTCCATGCGTGAAAAGTTTCGCAGGGAAGCGACAATTTGGCGAATTCGGTCTGCCCCAACCCGCATGGAGGACAGTAGCTTAGGTAGGTCTTCTAGCAAGAATTCTAGATCAATTGCCTCGGCTTCTTCCTGAATCTCTGGATGGGGAGTTGGGTAATGTTTCTGGTAAAGTTCCAGCAGTCCCAGGACATCTTGGGTATAGTCGTTAGCATGGGTGAGGTTGCCAAAGATAAAATTGACCGGATTGTTGATTTCGTGGGCAACACCTGCCACCAGTTGCCCTAAGCTTGACATTTTCTCGGTCTGCACAAGTTGAGCCTGGGTTTGTTGTAGTTTGTGCAGGTATTGTGCGAGTTCTTCGGCTTTTTCTCGCGATCGCGTTTCGGATGCTTGGAAAGCTTCGTTTTTAGCTTCGAGTTCTTGTGATTTGGCTTCCAGTTGTTGCGAGTAAGTTTGCAGATTGGTGTAGAGACGGGCGTTGTCAATCGCAATCGAAATTTGGGCGCTTAACAGAGCCAGTACCTTCACTCGGTCGGGGGTAAAGGCACCAGGAATAAGATTATTTTCCAGGTAAAGAATACCAGTAAACTGAAGAGAGTGAATTAGCGGTAGACACAAAATCGATTTGGATTGGTGAGTGGTGATATAAGCATCAGCCGCAAAGCGCGGGTCTTTAACAGCATTGTCTAAAACCAGATTCTTTCTAGTTCTTTCGACATAATTGAATAAGGCAACTGGGAGTAAGGGTAAATCAGGTTTATCCGCTGGGTTAACAACAACGCTAACCTCCT includes the following:
- the hypB gene encoding hydrogenase nickel incorporation protein HypB, whose product is MCVTCGCADDAEAKITNLEKSEIEHNHHTHTLADGTVITHSHSPESQIHAKIHNTTISLEQNILAKNNLLAAQNRGWFKGRNILALNLMSSPGAGKTTLLTRIINDLKHQLSISVIEGDQETTNDAQKIKATGCKVVQINTGTGCHLDASMIERGLQQLNPPLNSIVMIENVGNLVCPALFDLGEQAKVVILSVTEGEDKPIKYPHMFRASEIMILTKIDLLPYVQFDVQRCIEYARQVNPQIQIFQVSATTGEGLADLYSWLTEKVANSKIPEAYFG
- the hypA gene encoding hydrogenase maturation nickel metallochaperone HypA, whose amino-acid sequence is MHELGITQNIIAIVTEQAKNRKVQRVLLEIGKLSAIMPDAILFCFDICAKGTILESAKLEIREIPGLAKCRQCGTEIPLEKPFGTCNCGSVQLDLIAGEELKIKEIEIEEICV
- the hypE gene encoding hydrogenase expression/formation protein HypE — translated: MNKSAQNPLFDKIEQIRRRQGKVRDSHITLAHGSGGKAMRDLIDDIFVKSFDNPILSQLEDQATFNLANLLQHGDRLAFTTDSYVVDPLFFPGSDIGELAVNGTINDLAVSGAKPLYLTCSVILEEGLPVEILRRVAASMKAAAQKAGVQIVTGDTKVVHRGAADKIFINTAGIGIIPAGIAISATNIQPGDAIIVNGEIGNHGAAILIARGELALETNIESDCQPLHELVETILKACPQIHAMRDATRGGLATVLNEFAISSNIGISLDEQTIPVREEVKGICEILGLDPLYLANEGKLVIAVSAENANKVLSAMKSHPAGKHACIIGKAIPSPQGIVLLKTPFNAERIVDMLVGDQLPRIC